The genomic segment aataagtgcaatactctacaagaaatattaaaagatatggaaatgtaagtaaatatatacaatatacttacttgagaaataagattcgagataagacatttccataccttttaatatttcttgtagaatattgcacttattcattgtaaataacagaaacactcccgattttcgattgcaacacataaatattggccgttttgtgcagattctacaaattctcttagaagaatagaataagatgtcttttagatctcacaatattcttaaatcaagaatattttgaacttgctagaaatttgtatctaaatccttctgagaaaattaatgaatagcaccaagattatttaaatctagattttcgaattttctattcaagattaaaatatgcttcttttcaataataaatacgattgtcgctatagcgatcttattttataatagattaaagagtaatagcactaggtccagaaatcttttctgtgggtgtacgtACGCATCCGCGCGAGTATGCGAGCCGCATTTGCTGCTCGGCGCGGGCGAGTTCCATCGGTTGCATCAGCGAAGCGGATTGCAACCGCGTTCGTACGGTTTCGTCGCTTTTTGACAGAGCCACGTATATACGGACGTGTCTCTGGGATAGTTGAGGCTTGGTGCATAAGCGGTGCGTTAATGAGTGACtttatgattaattgtgaACGTCACGACATGTCTTCTTCCCACGCGAGAATTCTTCGTTATCGatgtagagagataaaaatgttgttacctataatgcatgataatacaccctcagaaagggtttctgataacaagacgaaaaatattcttgactaatttaatcgtattccaagtataaaaaatatgaaaataaaacaatttttaatttaaatcagtaatttcgattcttctctctcgaattaaataagattgtcttactgtcttgagacaagagcaacatgtacacatttatgcttatatattcttgtatgtagaataatttgatattagcgctaCTTtttagtaggctttgtccatgtcgacgcatcattttctcacagtcgctcgtcgactcggcgcttctgcgtcctttattcggataaaacggccaatatttatgtgttgcgatcgaaaatcgggaaagatttacaatgaataagtgcaatactctacaagaaatattaaacgatatggaaatgtaagtaagtatatacaatatacttacttgagaaataagattcgagataagacatttccataccttttaatatttcttgtagagtattgcacttattcattgtaagtaacagaaacactttcccggttttcgattgcaacacataaatattggccgttttgtgcagattctacaaattctcttagaagaatagaataagatgtcttttagatctcacaatattcttaaatcaagaatattttgaacttgctagaaatttgtatttaaatccttctgagaaaattaatgaatagcaccaagattatttaaatctagattttcgaattttctattcaagattaaaatatgcttcttttcaataataaatatgattgtcgctatagcgatcttattttatgatagattaaagagtaatagcattaagtccagaaatcttttctgtgggtgcttATTTAAAAGTTCGCTACAGAATTCTGGATAATCAATATCGCGCGGCGCCGAAGGTCGGCGATCTTTCGCGCATATCATTACGAATTAGGAACTGCCAGAGATAAGATACGCACGTGCGAATCTCTTTTACCGAATTCTCTAGAGTTTCACGTTACTGAAAGTATTGCTCTCACTCTCCTCCTGTCGAGAAttcaacataaaaaataagcgAGACGTATGCATCGTTAATCtgtgatttctttttttaataaatatttctcgaGTTTTTAACGGAACGAGTCTCGGATCCGGATTGGCATTCGAGTTGCGGCAACCCGAGCTCTCTCAGGCAGTCGAGGAAAAAAGATTACCGAATCTGCGACAGGCGTAGTAAGATTGGCGGGCACGTTGGACGAACTCGTAAAGCATCCAGAGTTGGAAAGCACGAACCCGCGGCGCCGAAAAAGAGAGGATCAAAGTCCTTCGGTTTTTTGTGCGAGCATAATTTTCTGCGGCATCGTCTTTTTCGTCGATGGCAAACCACCATAAATAAATGCCGTTTTTATGGCTGCCAAATTGGGCATTTAAAGTACATTCGAGTTTTACTGGCGGTGGTGCGCGTCTTCTACGCCGTTCACCCTTCCTCGAGACGGGAGCGGATCAATGTCTGGCACCATCGAAATGAGAATTCCATTCCGTAAAAAAAACATGGTCCCTATTGTCCCTCAGTTCAGAATTTCGATCTCCATGTCGAATTTATCGAGAGAGTCGATAAGAATCTGTTTCTGTCAAATCATGCAACTTCCATTCTCTGACGTAGCAGGATCTTCTTTTCATTCTTGCCATCATTCGCCACAATTTCTCAATTCGGCGAAAATGACAGACTTTCTATCATTCCAACTCGTCGTGCTGCCGCTTTTGCTTTTCTCGCGTCTGAAAGTCTCCCACGGGGAAAAAGACGTTCGGTTACGTCCCTGAGGAGCCGGTTGACTACTGAAATGACTCGGTGCGCGATCACACTCGTCGAAACTCTCGGACGGAACCCCCGTTTCTCTTATTCCGATGCGCCACTTGCTGGAGGTAGCAATTTCTGGTGAGCGAAATAACAGCATAACGCACCGGCCGCTGGCGAGCAATCACCGAGGTTTCCGCGAAAAGAAACGGTGTCCCGACACCGGGCAGGCGGGAACACGACGcaccggggggggggggggacagGGGCGCGATTGCAAAATTTAACGTCGTAAATGACAAAGTGTGCCTTGGTCGCGCCCCTACACGCGGCCGCCGATAATTTCCCCGATTGGGACGCAAATCGGGTGGCAGGGAACCGCGATCGCTTAAGCGCCCGCAAGTTCGCCAGTTTACGCGCCACTTACGCCcatattaaacataataaaaagctGCCCGACGGATAATGAGACGTCTTATATGCGCTATAAGCGCCGAGAGAGACTGCCCTTGCAGCGAGAAAATTGCCGCGCCGGGAACGTCATCTGCACGTTCGCACCTCGGATTCTCCCTCTTCCCCGTCATGTCCGAATGCAAAACGCGCTGGCGGCGCGTTTCGTCCTCGAACTGCCTCGCGGGGAAAATTACGAATGCTTAACCCACGCCGCTGTCGTTCATCTAGAAGAAAAGGGGCAACAAAAGAGAATAAACGAGTCGCGTGAGATCCATCTCGTCTCTCGACGGCGCGGCACTCCTCGCTGACTTCGTCAGGAACAAAACGAACGTGAAGAAACTCGCGAGGAGGGCGAAGCGCAACGCACGGATCCGCTCGGCGGCGCCTGAGTACGCCGCCGCCGATCAGCATCTCAAACGGTTCAGTTCGTCATTTGCATCCTGCATCCGTCGTTGTAATGCAACGTTGCGCGCGTAATAACGCGTTTCCACGCGCGGCGAGCGGCCGCACGTCCGTGTGCGGATCGTGgaaaaatcgcgcgatcgGAGGGCGGGTGCGAGCGTGGACCGCAATCGACTACTGACTAGTGTCGACCGCTGCATCTCCGATGAGAGGTGGATAATGACGGGCGCGCGGGCCCGGGATCCGGGATCGTGCGTGCGCCTTCGGGAAGGAAAAGGGCCGCTCGGGGACGTGTTCGACATGGCGCGACGGCCACCGGGCTCTCGTTGATGCTCCACGAATGAAAGATAATCGCCGCGCTCCGGGCGACGAAGGCGTCCGCGCGCTCGCCGAGGCACACGCTCCGCCACGCTTCGCCATCCCCACCCGCGCCTTGGGGCTACTTTGCAGCATCCGCTCGTTTGATGGCCTTGTTTGGCAGCAGGACAGATAATGCGGCCGAGATCGTTTTAATCGGATCCGCGGTCTCCACGGTCCTTCGCAAGCGCGTGTGCGAGTGTGTGGCAACATGATGATCGAGCAGCGGCGATGCGTTTAATTGACAAGAATTGCCGAGACAAATGGGCCATTTCATGAGAAATGATATAGGCGGACGGTTTGAATCCTgcttgtattaatttttctccttTGCTTGTATTGCAGATGCGTCCACGGCGCGCAAGGAGTGGCGAACACCCACAGAAACGATTTCTggactctttaatctatcataaaataagatcgctatagcgacaatcatatttattattgaaaagaagcatattttaatcttgaacagaaaattcgaaaatctagatttaaataatcttggtgctatctcattaattttctcagaaggatttagataaaaatttctagcagttcaaaatattcttgatttaagaatattgtgagatctaaaagacatcttattctattcttgtaagagaatttgtagaatctgcacaaaacggccaatatttatgtgttgcaatcgaaaatcgggaaagtgtttctgttatttacaatgaataagtgcaatactctacaagaaatattaaaaggtatggaaatgtcttatctcgaatcttatttctcaagtaagtatattgtatatatttacttacatttccatatcgtttaatatttcttgtagagtattgcacttattcattgtaaataacagaaacactttcccgattttcgattgcaacacataaatattggccgttttatccgaataaaggacgcagaagcgccgagtcgacgagcgactgcgagaaaatgatgcgtcgacatcgacaaagcctactataaagtggcgctaatatcaaattattctacatacaagaatatataagcataaatgtgtacatgttgctcttgtctcaagacagtaagacaatcttatttaattcgagagagaagaatcgaaattactgatttaaattaaaaattgttttattttcatattttttatacttgtaatacgattaaattagtgaagaatatttttcgtcttgttatcagaaatcctttctgagggtgtattatcatgcattatacgtaacaacatttttatctctctacatCGATAACGAAGAATTCTCGCGTGGGAAGAAGACATGTCATGACGTtcacaattaatcataaattcacTCATTAACGCACCGTTTATGCAACAAGCCTCAACTATCCCAGAGACACGTCCGTATATACGTGGCTCTGTCAAAAAGCGACGAAACCGTACGAACGCGGTTGCAATCCGCTTCGCTGATGCAACCGATGGAACTCGCCCGCGCCGAGCAGCAAATGCGGCTCGCATACTCGCGCGGATGCGTacgtacacccacagaaaagatttctggacctagtgctattactctttaatctatcataaaataagatcgctatagcgacaatcatatttattattgaaaagaagcatattttaatcttgaacagaaaattcgaaaatctagatttaaataatcttggtgctatctcattaattttctcagaaggatttagatacaaatttgtagcaattcaaaatattcttgatttaagaatattgtgagatctaaaagacatcttattctattcttgtaagagaatttgtagaatctgcacaaaacggccaatatttatgttttgcaatcgaaaatcgggagtgtttctgttatttacaatgaataagtgcaatattctacaagaaatattaaaaggtatggaaatgtcttatctcgaatcttatttctcaagtaagtatattgtatatacttacttacatttccatatcgtttaatatttcttgtagagtattgcacttattcattgtaaataacagaaccactttcccgattttcgatcgcaacacataaatattggccgttttatccgaataaaggacgcagaagcgccgagtcgacgagcgactgtgagaaaatgatgcgtcgacatcgacaaagcctactaaaAAGtagcgctaatatcaaattattctacatacaagaatatattgggtcattaagtatgaaactttacaaatagaacataaacttttgcattttttggcacatggacatgatttattttcaatcgaagtatgcgcccatgttatctacacacttcttccattttagtggtagttggtctatgcctctactatagaagccaggagtacgggaatcgatgaagtcgcggaaggctgtttcgactgcctgttgagaattgaacaattttcccaccaacaagttgtccaaattccggaagaagtgatagtcggtaggtgatagatctggtgaatatggtggatgacggagagtttccaattccaactcccgtagctttgccacggtcagtcgtgcagtgtgcggtcgagcattatcatgcaacaggattggcattgaccgattgaccaatttcggttgtttaatagcaagatgttgcatcatttcgtccagttgcttgcaatatacttcagccgttatcgatgtaccaggtttcataaagttgtagtagataacacctgacctggaccaccaaacagtcaccataagcttcttctgtgtaatgttgggtttcgcgtgatgtctcggtggttcatcagcgttcaaccactgatgtgagcgtttacgattgtcgtagagtatccacttttcatcgcaggtcacaattcgattcaaaaaagattcatttttgtgacgggaaagcaaagaaagtgaagcctctagacgttgcgcctgctgcgcatcggtcaattcgtgcgggacccatttgtccaacttctttatcttaccaattgcagctaaatgaacaatatggtgggtatggaaacattgaatatcgatgccaattcacgtgtactttgagatggatcggactctactacggctctcaagtgatcattatccaccttcgtctttggtcttccacgtggctcattagcgaggctgaaatctccatctttgaagtttttgaaccaattgcccaccgttgctttagtagttgaaccttcaccaaatacagcgttgatattacgagctgtctccgacactgtggttccacggcggaactcatattcataaatcacacgaattttggacttttccatagttctataaaaaagaatccaccaataaaactaatgaagatatttgaacaaacaaacatgacatttgaagagcgaacatacatctatcgcactaacctaacctgatactgacgtctggcgccaaatttgagataacaaatgttaaagatggcgcttttacatttgtaaagtttcatacttaatgacccaatataagcataaatttgtatatgttactcttgtctcaagacagtaggacaatcttatttaattcgagagagaagaatagaaattactgatttaaattaaaaattgttttattttcatattgtttatacttgtaatacgattaaattagtcaagaatatttttcgtcttgttgtcagaaatcctttctgagggtgaaCCTTCGCAGAGATGCCTCGGTGAGTGAATTCAAGCTTTATGTTTCTCGAATTTCTCGTTCTACCGCTCCCAGCTCATCTGGAAAGTCTTACCGAGCGGCAATTTTTCAACGGTGTAAATTGACGGTTAACACATCCGAGTTGTGCGATACCAGACCGAATTCGGCCACCTTATCCGACTTACTTTCCAGCGCTCAGCCTCGGGCCGATCATTACCCTCGCGCTAATGTACGGTCCCTTGATTTTAATGTCTCTGAGCTTGTGCGTGCTCGCGTTGAAAACTTTACGATTCTGCGTTTCCATCATGCTTTATGCGCGTTACGGTTGCGTCGTTGTCTTACCGGTTCGTTAGCGACAGGTTCCTCCAGCTGGCGTCTCCGCTGCGAGGAGAAAAGAGCGAGCTACCTCGCTCGCGAAACCATCGTCGCCGCATCTGCTTCTGTCTTGTCTTGTTGGTTAAGATCATAGTATATAACCGTTACTGTATGTAAGATCTCGGCGAATACtaccattattattactgcAAGCTGCACGCTGaataatattgggtcgtccggaaagttcgtgccgattttgaaggaaaattcaaaggcaacatttttttatgtcgataaatatttattgacttatgtatgcaccgttttgtttcacaacctttgtccatctttcacacaactggaagattccattctctcagaacttcttaggtttctcggcgaaaaactcctcaaggtggttttttatgtcgatcaaagagttgaagttcttgccgctaagagaattttgcacagacctaaataagtgaaagtctgaaggtgcaatgtctggtgaatacggtgggtgaggtggcacatcccagccaaactccaacaatttttgtcgggtagtcaaagaaacatgaggtctggcattgtcctgatggaacacgacgcccttcctattagctaattctggacgtttttcctgaatcgctgtctttaattcgtccggttgcgagcagtacttatctgcatttatcgtttggttgtgtggtaggagctcataatataggattcctttccaatcccaccagacacagagcatgactttttttggatgaaggccggctttcggagtggttaatgctggttcatttcgcttaccccaggatctttttcgttctacattgttgtaaatgatccatttttcgtcacccgtcactaattgcttcaaaaatggtacgttttcgttgcgcttgtacagcgagtcgcagatggaaatgcgatccattaaatttttttcggccaaattatgcggaacccatacatcatagcgacttacgtaaccaagcttcactacatgatcgtggacagtggttttcgatattttcagtacctctgctaattcacgtgtcgtgtagcgcgggttattctcgatcagtgtcttgatttggtcatcatcagtagtagagggtctgcccgagcgttcttggtctttaaggttaaaatcaccagctctaaacttagcgaaccactcacgtacggttctttcagctaaagcgccttctccgtaaacagaacatatcgaatttgttgcttgtgaggcatttttgcctttccggtaatagaaaagcatcaagtgtctaaaatgttctttgttttcttccatcttcaaaagagtacaaaactgacacgaatcaatttatctgaaacaacttgtttcctaaagatgcgttgaaatgtcacctttaagcatatgtatataaatcgtatgttttcaataacattgatatattcagacatgttccaacgccatctattaaaaatcggcacgaactttccggacgacccaatataatcAAGAGCGTGCGCGCTGATCGTCTTGTTGGCGATCTCGCGCGCAGTCCTGGTTCATAAATCaaccaatattttataatcgagGGGGCAAGGCTATTTAATATCTCGGGGAAACTTCGCAAACAGAGTTGGAGTTTACGCGATAACAGCAGCGGAGACATTTATTAACAGACGAGCTGAAGGTTTACATTTGAAAGAAGGCGCATTATGCGAACATTTCGCCCGTGCACCTGCCGCATCTCGGTTGCGAGAGCGAGCGCCGAGTTGCTTTATGATTTCGACTAGCCAGAATTTTCATTGCCGCGCTGCATCGTAAAACGGAGCACCGCGGGGTCTTCCTATATTAATTTACTGCCATTAATAACGGGTCGCGGCTTTCGGCCACCATCACGGTTTTAATACTCGCGCCGATTTTACGGCACGAGACGGAGCACGGAGCCCCGCGTCCCGAAAATATTCCAACGAAACAACGAACTCCGTTATATTTACGTGTTTTGGCTGTAACGCgcgcctttttcttcctctcgtgCACGCGGCCGCCTCCGGGGGGATTACGAGAGTCCTCATTTTGCAGCGCGCGCAGTTTCACGAGTATTTTATTCCTCGCGTCAATCTCGGCGAGTCACGTTTAccgccgcgcgcgatttcgcgcATTCTTATTTTTGCGGATGCAAGCAACGTGTGCGCACGTACTATCAATTATTACGTATCGAAGATCTCACTTCCATGCGGAATAAATTATCTTCCCGTTTCGAAAACACGACTAATTAAACGGCGATCAAATCGCTGGGACCGAAAATAACTAAAcactaaaaaaataaatggcgaaggaaaagagagagaaagtggaAGAGAGCAGGGAGCAGTCTCGTCGTTACCGCGCCGTGACGTTTGACAATCGATCGACACATTCGTTTTTTTCGTCCGCAAGCAGAGTTACCGCACGCCACGATGGATGGAAGGTGCACACGTGTCGAAGAACCCGCGGCCACAATGTGCGTGTCCGGCCGGAGTGCGGAGGGGGCGACCCGGTCGTTACGACTTCACGCTGACTTTTGCACGCACAAACTTGCGGGGCCGCCACGAGCGTTCGTGCAAATGAAACGTGCAAGCGACCGCCACAAGTCGTGCGGCCGACGACGGGGCGGAGGCAGAGCCGGCAAAACGGAGCGAGCGGAGCTCGCCTCGAGCCGATCCAGTAAAATTGCGTAGGCAGATTACCCGAGTTGTTACCCTTGCCCATTACTCGCGCGGAGCACTCCGAGCGATTCGCCCGGCCGGCCAGAAATCAAGGCCCGATCGCGAGATTCCTCGGCTTTCACTCGGCCGATCCGCGCGCACGACGGTAATTCCTTTCAGATTGGTTTTCTCGTCGGGGATACACCGAATATTTTGTGATTATCGACGCCGGTGCCCCGTAATGAAACGTTTGTGCGATCGGACCGATTGCGAACGAGTTTGCGCTTGTACGGCGAAGGGGGCGGAAAAAAAGGTAGGAGGAAAACGCGAGGCGGAGGAATTCTTGTTACACGGATACAACCGGTTCGCCGTTTATTTTCCCCCATCGTGCGAGTACAGAGTGCGGGGCTACAATTCTGGGTCGCGATGAGAGAAATTCTTCCGGGGCACCCTCCCTCTAACCGCCTGCGCGAGTCTGCTTTGATGCAACGCTCGATCCCCGTTGCAACTGAACGCGCGTTTTCCCGAAAACCGATCGGTAAACGCGCGCTTTCTCCCAACAGGTGGTCCCACTTTTCGAAGCGCGCGAGCTCCGCGTCGAGGAGACTGAATCGTGGGAGACCTTTATCCTTTGTGATCCCAGTGAGGCGGCAGATCCTGCGGGATTAACCGAGAGCGGATCGCAGCCTGAGATCCGAGTGCTGACGCCGGGCACGCGCTCCACGCTGCGAAATAACGGTACCGGACATCGGACCATCCGTCCGGGATTtttaaatctctctttctccttctggtttccctctctctctttctaccgGCTGGACCACGCGCGCCGTATGGCGATCAGCAAGATCAGGCAGGGGAGGAATTCGGTCGCGCTCCCTCGCAACGGATTGTCACACGCAGGTGGACGCTGCCGGCGCACAGTGGGAGAAAAGGCTCTGTTTCTGGACAAAAATCTACCGACAGTCCAATTTTCAACcggtttgaaaaatttttttttaatttactcgtTGTGAGTTCCTCTACAACTTATTActgctaatttttcaagataaagctgaaattcaaaatggcgcatCCATTATGGATATCTCCCGTGATGGTGAATATATTACCTATATTATCTACGTATATACAGATTTTaaatacagggtggcccattttaatttatacagtcgattttttaaaaaactaaaagagatacgaaaaaatgtttcagatagacatgtcacgatttcgagggggacataagatgatgccattggtttgaccttgaatagtcgtttgaaggtcacgcgaagatcaccttcaatttcttaaattgaaaccccaactttttattgcaaattcttattctccatcgaaaagtaacttttgtctgaaacatttttccgaaaaatgtcatcttatgtccttaaaatgtcctcaaaactcatcttgaagataattttaaggacataagatgacatttttcggaaaaatgtttcagacaaaagttgcatgttttctcgcgtagaatccgaatccgtaataaaaaataccatgtctcattaaaaaaacaatttcagaattctaacttccggtctgaaatttttttttaatgagacatggtattttttattacggattcgaattctacgcgagaaaacatgcaacttttgtctgaaacatttttccgaaaaatgtcatcttatgtccttaaaatgatcttcaagatgagttttgaggacattttaaggacataagatgacatttttcggaaaaatgtttcagacaaaagttacttacttttcgatggagaataagaatctgcaataaaaagttggggtttcaattaagaaattgaaggtgatcttcgcgtgaccttcaaacgactattcaaggtcaaaccaatggtatcatcttatgtccccctcgaaatcgtgacatgtctgtctgaaacattttttcgtatctcttttagtttttaaaaaaatcgattgtataaattaaaatgggccaccctgtatataaaattaaaaaaacaaaaccacaaaaagcataaaaagatagataagaatccttttacacacacacgcgcgcgcgcgcgcacatatcCATTTTTACATATCTTGTGGTAAAAGGGAGTAAGTAttgcgttattaataaaatactttaataaagtaaaattcagtcactcgttaaaaattgaaatatagatTACGGATTTGTAATTAGCGATCCCAGAAACTTAGATATCAATTTCTGTGCAGATTactgaataatgaaaaatttcatttttcttaacTGCCATATCGAATGTTATTctgaatttaaacaatttgatCTCAGATTCGCATTTAGTGACTCTAAAAATCTGTATATACCTAGATAATATAGGTAATATATTCACCATCACGGGAGTTTAATATGTTTGACCACCATAATGGatgcgccattttgaatttcagctttatcttgaaaaattagcagTAATACGTTATAGAGGAACTCATAACgagtaagttaaaaaaaatttt from the Ooceraea biroi isolate clonal line C1 chromosome 13, Obir_v5.4, whole genome shotgun sequence genome contains:
- the LOC113563174 gene encoding histone-lysine N-methyltransferase SETMAR-like, whose protein sequence is DQIKTLIENNPRYTTRELAEVLKISKTTVHDHVVKLGYVSRYDVWVPHNLAEKNLMDRISICDSLYKRNENVPFLKQLVTGDEKWIIYNNVERKRSWGKRNE